The Vicia villosa cultivar HV-30 ecotype Madison, WI linkage group LG1, Vvil1.0, whole genome shotgun sequence genome includes a region encoding these proteins:
- the LOC131632028 gene encoding AP-5 complex subunit mu, giving the protein MSSGCSIRAIWILNNLDAVAFSRRFPVVEKRWRSACKTNNENNDKVFSSLPTDSDLADAFLHRKLREGSARGFGIRKSNSTLGSDSWVDDPITRHIIGLYINKELEDDKNLLWPLILHIKGHYSVLVLPMVEPRHVKAYEKLCKRPECGSSIGLDDSLSSLLLELPAITGAFMIAHAIGDIITGDIVEPEVIIAAAPSVGGLFDSLTGSMGISSRAKPVSPQVASSSPMGTVGQGSVTADTPKMGSRPLDKDALRTFISSSMPFGTPLDLNYSNIFTIKANGFTASDLAPTDQKQPAWKPYLFKGKQRMLFTTHEILHAALYDRDEIPDNISVSGQINCRADLEGLPDVSFPLTGLNTANLEVSSYHPCAQVSDQGPDKQGVVFSPPLGNFVLMRYQTTCALGPPVKGFYQLSMVSEDKGAFLFKLRLMEGYKSPLTMEFCTVTMPFPRRKIISLDGTPSMGTVSTSEYSVEWKIVTSGRGLSGKSIEVTFPGTVKFAPWKNQVVSSSNPPFGTIVDEDSDNEAENASNMVNEEHLMEKMNKDLPPVDLEEPFCWLAYNYAKVSFKIAGASVSGISIDSKSLSIYPAVKAPVEFSTQVTSGDYILWNTLGKCPHVATV; this is encoded by the exons ATGTCCAGTGGTTGCAGCATCAGGGCAATCTGGATTCTCAACAACCTCGACGCCGTCGCTTTCTCCAG GAGATTCCCGGTAGTAGAGAAACGTTGGCGAAGTGCTTGCAAAACCAACAACGAAAACAACGACAAAGTTTTCTCTTCCTTACCTACTGACTCTGACCTAGCCGATGCTTTTCTCCACAGAAAACTTAG GGAAGGATCTGCGCGAGGATTTGGCATACGAAAGAGTAATTCGACTCTAGGATCGGATTCTTGGGTGGATGATCCGATTACTCGGCATATAATAGGGCTTTACATTAACAAAGAATTGGAGGATGATAAGAATCTCTTGTGGCCTTTAATTTTGCATATAAAGGGACATTATAGTGTGCTTGTTTTGCCTATGGTTGAGCCTAGGCATGTAAAGGCTTATGAAAAGTTATGTAAAAGACCTGAATGTGGTAGCTCTATTGGTCTCGATGATAGTTTGTCTTCCCTCTTACTTGAGCTTCCGGCAATAACAGG GGCATTTATGATTGCACATGCCATTGGTGACATAATTACTGGTGATATAGTAGAACCTGAAGTGATCATTGCTGCAGCTCCCTCTGTTGGTGGACTTTTTGATTCATTAACTGGTAGTATGGGCATATCTTCCCGGGCCAAACCTGTATCTCCGCAAGTTGCTTCTTCCTCTCCTATGGGAACAGTTGGTCAAGGATCTGTCACCGCCGATACTCCGAAAATGGGGTCTAGGCCTTTAGACAAAGATGCACTCAGAACATTTATCAGTAGCTCAATGCCCTTTG GCACACCCTTGGACCTTAATTATTCCAATATTTTTACCATCAAGGCGAATGGGTTTACTGCTTCAGATTTGGCCCCTACAGACCAGAAACAACCAGCATGGAAGCCGTATCTATTCAAAGGAAAGCAGAGAATGCTGTTTACGACTCATGAGATTCTTCATGCAGCTTTGTATGACAGAGATGAGATTCCGGACAATATATCAGTTTCTGGTCAAATTAATTGTAGAGCTGATCTGGAAGGGTTACCAGATGTATCGTTTCCCTTGACAGGATTAAACACTGCAAACCTCGAGGTTTCATCATACCATCCTTGTGCTCAAGTTTCAGATCAAGGTCCAGATAAGCAGGGGGTGGTGTTTTCTCCGCCATTAGGTAATTTTGTGTTGATGCGATATCAGACAACTTGTGCTCTTGGACCTCCAGTAAAGGGATTCTATCAGTTGTCAATGGTTTCTGAGGATAAAGGTGCGTTTCTATTCAAGTTACGTCTAATGGAAGGTTATAAGTCTCCTTTGACAATGGAGTTCTGTACTGTGACTATGCCCTTTCCTAGGAGGAAGATTATTTCCTTGGACGGCACTCCTTCCATGGGAACAGTTTCAACTTCAGAGTACTCTGTTGAATGGAAAATCGTGACAAGTGGACGGGGACTGAGTGGAAAGAGTATTGAAGTGACATTCCCAGGAACAGTCAAGTTCGCACCATGGAAAAACCAAGTGGTGTCTTCCTCTAACCCACCCTTTGGAACGATTGTTGATGAGGATAGCGATAACGAAGCAGAAAATGCTAGCAACATGGTTAATGAAGAACATTTGATGGAGAAAATGAACAAGGATCTTCCTCCGGTTGATCTAGAAGAGCCATTTTGCTGGCTAGCATACAATTATGCTAAA GTATCATTCAAGATTGCTGGGGCATCGGTATCTGGAATTTCCATTGATTCGAAATCT TTAAGCATCTATCCAGCTGTAAAAGCACCGGTCGAGTTTTCAACTCAg GTTACTTCTGGGGATTATATTTTATGGAATACTCTTGGTAAGTGCCCACATGTTGCTACAGTGTAA
- the LOC131597515 gene encoding uncharacterized protein LOC131597515: MARPIEYVGDINDSKDLWKISVRCRHIWSVTSASKKEHLEMILADSKGSMIQAVVPPYLVAKFKEYLCHGCSYVMQNFKVGSNDFSFKSTDHKHKLVFCGSTSLKKTDNPEIPVNVLNLLSLADIVDDVLGGVVEITQSHVSSDNNKSKVVFSITDNSKSMVVCTLWGIFAIQFNEYWTKNKDAGNMVVLLINARIKEAQGNFPLNVSNAWNGTKLVINDTSFEQVSKLKESFKGDFPKLSDTGVQVSASQNSQYSDFDKLVWKADVLSLAEIGGLQQETTCVTVATLDKFDVGQSGWYYDGCVDCTKSVTLRDGKLQCYAKHISPSPVPRFKLEILVVDGKCNAKFIFWDVDCVKLVGKSAAEIINGLKRSGEYDPLEVPYELDSILKRELAIKVVFQPKNGRLSVIGFRDDPETRSKVKENFRAEEPTSRLRIIEPTSQDEFPSVSEPVSVSADYDPSASNTNLTPSKRILSDSVEEFEGVQLSSTKLIKDIKKEE, translated from the exons ATGGCGCGTCCAATTGAGTATGTGGGAGATATCAATGACTCAAAGGACCTATGGAAGATTTCTGTTAGGTGCAGACATATTTGGTCGGTcacaagtgcttcaaagaaggaaCACCTTGAAATGATTCTCGCGGATTCTAAG GGATCTATGATTCAAGCTGTTGTGCCTCCTTACTTGGTTGCCAAGTTCAAGGAATATCTCTGTCATGGTTGTTCATACGTAATGCAGAATTTTAAAGTAGGTTCCAATGACTTCTCTTTTAAGTCCACCGATCACAAACACAAGCTGGTGTTCTGTGGTTCAACTTCCCTTAAGAAAACGGACAACCCAGAAATTCCTGTTAATGTTCTCAATCTACTTAGTCTGGCTGACATTGTAGATG ATGTTCTTGGTGGAGTTGTAGAGATTACTCAATCGCACGTAAGTTCTGATAACAACAAGAGCAAAGTTGTTTTTTCAATTACTGATAATAG CAAATCCATGGTTGTGTGTACCTTATGGGGAATATTTGCAATCCAATTCAATGAGTATTGGACAAAAAATAAGGATGCTGGTAATATGGTTGTACTTCTGATTAATGCTCGAATAAAGGAGGCTCAAG GCAACTTTCCTTTAAACGTATCCAATGCGTGGAATGGCACAAAACTGGTTATTAATGATACAAGTTTTGAACAGGTTTCTAAGCTAAAAGAAAG TTTTAAAGGTGATTTCCCAAAATTATCAGATACAGGCGTGCAAGTTAGTGCATCACAGAATTCACAATACTCGGATTTCGATAAGTTAGTATGGAAAGCTGATGTTTTAAGTCTTGCAGAAATAGGGGGTTTGCAACAG GAAACTACATGCGTAACTGTTGCCACGTTGGATAAATTTGATGTTGGACAATCTGGATGGTATTACGATGGATGTGTTGACTGTACAAAGAGTGTGACTCTGAGGGATGGAAAGCTTCAGTGTTATGCAAAACATATAAGTCCTTCTCCCGTGCCCAG GTTTAAACTGGAAATACTGGTTGTTGACGGTAAATGCAATGCAAAGTTCATTTTTTGGGACGTCGACTGTGTTAAGTTGGTAGGCAAATCCGCGGCTGAGATTATAAATGGTCTAAAAAGG AGTGGGGAGTATGATCCGCTTGAAGTTCCTTACGAACTTGATTCAATATTGAAGCGTGAGCTGGCCATCAAAGTTGTATTCCAACCCAAAAATGGACGCCTTTCTGTGATTGGTTTCAGAGATGATCCGGAAACCCGTAGCAAAGTCAAGGAAAATTTTAGAGCTGAAGAG CCTACATCTAGGCTGCGCATAATTGAACCAACATCCCAGGACGAATTTCCAAGTGTTTCT GAACCTGTGTCTGTCTCAGCCGATTATGATCCTTCTGCCTCAAATACTAATCTTACCCCTTCCAAGAGAATTTTGAGCGATTCTGTTGAGGAATTTGAAGGTGTACAGCTTTCGTCGACGAAGTTAATTAAAGATATCAAGAAGGAAGAGTAG